The following proteins are encoded in a genomic region of Rattus rattus isolate New Zealand chromosome 2, Rrattus_CSIRO_v1, whole genome shotgun sequence:
- the LOC116892580 gene encoding hereditary hemochromatosis protein homolog — protein sequence MMLSRDLRAEAAVRLWIMFLLLEDLLGACAVGDYKRRVPSAPNTDIRNTLEKPRVTTQEVAGPHTLRYDLMALSLKLPELPQVLIWRYFDEEPFLHYNESSNRTDSWEPRIKRHWRAMAWARETEDLQEMVEQLERMLAEVTGQKGQDKGLHILQATLGCELQRNGSTRGFWHLGYDGRNLLTFDQRTLTWTMDVPFTQQKTFWEPRAPRADLVKTFLDDTCPAQLQRHLASLRSEPLDTGSPMVIVTFRNYPLGRVTLTCRAFNLYPHVATRGTLAWLQDRKLVKQKAFEPGTVLPSGDRTYQIWVSIWVLPGQEPQFTCNLSYHGGNIEKRAVTVNNVSGEKTRQPSILGAGGRVKKSLCTTMTTAFMVTSWTRKTGGDSTLLLLWWLLFFSTALAVLTLV from the exons TGGGTGACTACAAAAGACGAGTGCCTTCTGCCCCCAACACAGACATCAGGAACACTCTAGAGAAGCCTAGAGTAACCACACAGGAGGTAGCAG GACCCCACACTCTGCGCTATGACCTCATGGCCTTGTCTCTGAAGTTGCCTGAGTTGCCCCAGGTCCTGATCTGGAGATACTTTGATGAGGAGCCCTTCCTACACTATAATGAAAGCAGCAACAGAACAGACTCCTGGGAACCTAGGATCAAGAGACATTGGAGAGCGATGGCTTGGGCAAGAGAGACTGAGGATCTGCAGGAAATGGTGGAGCAACTGGAAAGGATGCTAGCTGAGGTCACAGGCCAGAAAGGCCAGGATAAGG GCCTTCACATCCTTCAGGCAACCCTGGGCTGTGAGCTTCAAAGAAACGGAAGCACTAGAGGCTTCTGGCACCTGGGCTACGACGGGCGGAACCTCCTCACCTTCGACCAGAGGACTCTCACATGGACGATGGATGTGCCCTTCACCCAGCAGAAGACGTTCTGGGAGCCACGTGCACCCAGGGCTGACCTAGTTAAGACGTTCTTGGATGACACATGTCCTGCTCAGCTCCAGAGACACCTGGCTTCCTTGAGAAGTGAACCACTTGACACAG gttCCCCGATGGTGATCGTGACCTTCAGGAATTATCCACTGGGCAGAGTCACACTGACATGCCGGGCTTTTAATCTGTATCCCCATGTGGCCACCAGGGGCACCCTGGCCTGGCTTCAGGATAGGAAGCTGGTAAAGCAGAAAGCCTTTGAACCAGGGACCGTCCTGCCCAGTGGGGACAGGACCTACCAGATCTGGGTGTCCATTTGGGTTCTTCCTGGACAGGAACCACAGTTCACCTGTAATCTGAGTTACCATGGCGGCAACATAGAGAAGCGTGCTGTTACTGTGAACAATGTCTCGGGTGAGAAAACAAGACAACCTTCCATCTTAGGTGCGGGAGGCAGGGTCAAGAAAAGCCTGTGCACTACAATGACCACAGCTTTTATGGTGACCTCCTGGACCAGGAAAACTGGTGGGGACTCCACTCTGCTTCTGCTCTGGTGGCTTCTGTTCTTTTCTACAGCGTTGGCAGTTCTGACCCTCGTCTAG